The following proteins are encoded in a genomic region of Verrucomicrobiota bacterium:
- a CDS encoding chromosome segregation protein ScpA — protein sequence MAEYKVQFEVFEGPLDLLLYLVKKEEVDIHKVDLTRIATQFIEHVELMRELDLDIAGEFLVMAATLMYIKSRELLPKDQQVTPEGEEDEEDPRWELIRKLVEYKKFKDVATRLQEREFAMEDIYPRVPGKPDLAVPPPRTQVSLFDLLNAVNVILKRVAAHEVRDIFEDKWTVSEKIELLRQLLARLTVVKFSEIFADATSRTEVVVTFLAVLELIRLRHIVASQPEPFTEIEIARAPEPPPESGGASTAESAPPSAVPAAEADLQSATPNPQSN from the coding sequence ATGGCTGAATACAAAGTCCAGTTCGAGGTGTTCGAAGGCCCGCTTGACCTGCTCCTCTATCTCGTCAAGAAGGAGGAGGTGGACATCCACAAGGTGGACCTCACGCGCATCGCCACGCAGTTCATTGAACATGTGGAGTTGATGCGCGAGCTCGACCTGGACATCGCCGGCGAGTTCCTCGTGATGGCCGCCACGCTGATGTATATCAAAAGCCGCGAGCTGCTGCCCAAGGATCAGCAGGTCACGCCCGAGGGCGAAGAGGACGAGGAGGACCCGCGCTGGGAACTCATCCGCAAGCTCGTCGAATACAAGAAATTCAAGGACGTCGCCACGCGCCTGCAGGAACGTGAGTTCGCGATGGAGGACATCTATCCGCGCGTGCCCGGAAAGCCCGACCTCGCCGTGCCGCCGCCGCGCACGCAGGTGTCGCTGTTCGACCTGCTCAACGCCGTCAATGTCATCCTCAAGCGCGTCGCCGCGCACGAAGTGCGCGACATCTTCGAGGACAAGTGGACCGTCAGCGAGAAGATCGAGCTGCTGCGCCAGCTCCTCGCCCGACTGACCGTGGTCAAGTTCAGCGAGATCTTCGCCGATGCCACCTCGCGCACCGAGGTTGTGGTCACGTTCCTCGCCGTGCTCGAGCTCATCCGGCTCCGGCACATCGTCGCCTCGCAGCCCGAGCCCTTCACCGAAATCGAGATCGCACGCGCGCCCGAGCCGCCACCGGAATCCGGCGGCGCTTCCACGGCAGAATCCGCGCCGCCATCGGCCGTGCCCGCCGCGGAGGCCGATCTGCAATCCGCCACCCCCAATCCACAATCCAACTGA
- the scpB gene encoding SMC-Scp complex subunit ScpB translates to MELKFILEAILFSAQKPLSAKELRDLLASAAELPDEPETRPFKKVKEEALTTALEELARDHEAAQRSYRLACVAGAWQFVSQPEFAPWLRALLGSRNRPSRLSQPALETLAIIAYRQPLTRAEMEQIRGVSVDGVIQTLIERNLVVQTGHADVPGRPGTYGTTPEFLQYFGLRALDDLPAADELRKIVVKKPGQLLTADAGLATVPPEQLSLAEVTGQTAEPPRVDPTAPSEPPAPAGTASRPGESPAA, encoded by the coding sequence ATGGAACTGAAGTTCATCCTCGAGGCGATCCTCTTCTCCGCGCAAAAGCCGCTCAGCGCGAAGGAACTTCGCGACCTGCTCGCCAGCGCCGCGGAACTGCCCGACGAACCCGAGACGCGGCCCTTCAAGAAAGTGAAGGAAGAGGCGCTCACGACGGCGCTCGAGGAACTCGCGCGCGACCACGAGGCCGCGCAACGCAGCTACCGGCTCGCGTGCGTCGCCGGCGCATGGCAGTTCGTGAGCCAGCCCGAATTCGCGCCGTGGCTGCGCGCGTTGCTCGGCTCGCGCAACCGCCCGTCGCGCCTTTCGCAGCCCGCGCTCGAGACGCTCGCCATCATCGCCTACCGCCAGCCGCTCACGCGCGCCGAGATGGAGCAGATTCGCGGCGTGTCCGTGGATGGCGTCATCCAGACGCTCATCGAGCGCAACCTCGTCGTGCAGACCGGCCACGCCGACGTGCCCGGGCGTCCCGGCACCTACGGCACCACGCCGGAGTTCCTGCAGTATTTTGGATTGCGCGCGCTCGACGACCTGCCCGCCGCGGATGAACTGCGGAAGATCGTGGTGAAGAAGCCCGGGCAACTGCTCACCGCCGATGCCGGACTCGCGACCGTTCCGCCCGAGCAGCTTTCCCTTGCGGAAGTCACCGGCCAAACCGCCGAACCGCCGCGCGTCGATCCCACCGCTCCCTCCGAACCGCCCGCCCCCGCCGGCACCGCATCGCGTCCCGGCGAAAGCCCGGCGGCTTGA